Proteins encoded within one genomic window of Flavobacterium gilvum:
- a CDS encoding polysaccharide lyase family 8 super-sandwich domain-containing protein — translation MKKKITQLLLYLFLISGAARAQITIDSGHFNWSKIENGGISIYYTDADNGDGAGDGAMILKNAANTSTLQGLQYQLAGSPVSGEQINLEVNYYQIGSASLKFKMQVYDVTDNLVLAESPVISTPTSGVGTTPFSYTFTDSNVGHQIMARLVCADDVSATTRQAGIDYLKINGQLISMQAPPSVSFDVTDFSWTKIENPTVAAAGIKTDADNGDGLNDGAIAIKGTATTPTLQGVQYLLDGSPSANEVINLEVKYWQLAASYCAFKLQVYNVTDNVVLGESAVVITGSGVVRTLAFSYVFDASSNGDQIMLRFVRADDFATFRQAGLDYVKVNGQFINMLPVCKPVFNFDLPLTAATPSEISDLAAIRASLSDQLLGTTPPTSAQLDTAINDYNALNITVNGNTITGNPLTNSNQVNFLKTFARYLKFNPNDTNISDKAVKAVWYLSDLFCNKGTSPYVAIDFYSYPVFSRAAVFLNNYLPDNVKNLFGNSLAIETSNFQNLFNPNYDFNHSGISSDHIYLHSDVYMAYSDWFKTNDEKIRFLKTAKRFVERFTMHTANGNDGIKKDGLGYHHSNSYDGYMYAYGTATTVLKSMIDTGFQIDQSSYLRFRDAIYAQVMYSNDGGVKPFAMAGRNAQTKTTTLSSNTLGNLAIVGGKILGLPGADPVLAGTYNRKYGVNSQFNYSTVTPFEEGFVQFNYANLGIYRKNNWIASMKGQSNVLWGSEIYAGQNRFGRYQSYGALDIIYPGNVSTGNGYSDIGWDWNYNPGATTIVLPWSKLHAEKERIDEYNTYGFAGSLALGQANKGVLSKTTGQSGLFSMKFKERTDLGFGTVYGPNTHNGTFEFTKTYFTIDDMIICLASGITNNDATNPTVTTLSQRLNNNSNDVLVNGEVKTNQATDSFEGTSANWIIDNFSTGFYILPNSGTLKIRNSNQVTPYLTQVNPSDATIASNKGNNYRVAYLDHGTAPTNSSYEFVCIPSANAGRMTQFAQQMQSDKPYTVYQNNANQQIIEHKASKTWAYALPAANTAIVDGLIKANDTPCLAMYKSLNDNNTEILLSVSNPDMGAAPSTPKMITLTLNREWTISQGNANANLGTATAEGTTITFTLADGFPVEIKLNRVLTPQTITFDPIPTKAFTDATFDLTATATSGLPVSYTSSNTDVATISGNTVTIVGRGTSTIAAKQDGNDTYDVATEVEQVLRVNTEPTVSITSPLANANYDALANITISANATDADGSVSKVEFFNGETKLGEVTTAPYSFDWNNVTSGSYALTAKATDNDGAVTTAAVVNVNVVCPLVQLSIPDVYAMNPAIDDANTIYRGYGPTSLTLNSLVQGDQEFTYTWNTEAHTPSISVTQAGEYTVTVSYAGGCQSTASITVNTLDVSCGNNNDKVQICHNNTIICVAQSAVQSHLNHGDKLGSCDSTSKVVVNEGSTTSANFSVYPNPVHDNFNVSVSSKLDPNATIGIYNILGNKLRQVRFTTVPQNVFVGDLPSGNYIVVIQNGVETFRSTIVKQ, via the coding sequence ATGAAAAAAAAAATTACTCAATTATTACTCTATCTGTTTTTGATTTCTGGTGCAGCCAGAGCACAAATCACAATTGATTCAGGTCATTTTAATTGGTCAAAAATTGAAAATGGCGGCATAAGCATTTATTATACAGATGCCGACAATGGTGACGGTGCTGGAGATGGCGCAATGATTCTTAAAAATGCGGCAAACACATCTACATTACAAGGATTGCAATATCAACTGGCAGGAAGTCCTGTAAGTGGTGAACAAATCAATCTTGAAGTAAATTATTATCAAATTGGCTCGGCATCTTTAAAATTTAAAATGCAGGTTTATGACGTAACCGATAACCTTGTTTTGGCAGAATCGCCTGTGATTTCAACTCCAACGAGTGGTGTAGGTACAACCCCATTTTCCTATACGTTTACAGACTCAAATGTTGGTCACCAAATTATGGCACGATTAGTCTGTGCCGATGACGTAAGTGCAACTACTCGTCAGGCAGGTATAGATTATTTGAAGATTAATGGGCAATTAATCAGCATGCAGGCGCCACCGTCTGTCAGCTTTGATGTAACTGATTTTTCCTGGACAAAAATTGAAAATCCTACTGTAGCAGCAGCTGGAATTAAAACTGATGCCGATAATGGAGACGGTCTTAATGATGGGGCAATCGCTATTAAAGGAACTGCTACTACACCTACGTTGCAGGGAGTGCAATATTTACTGGATGGAAGTCCTTCTGCCAATGAAGTAATTAATCTTGAAGTAAAATATTGGCAATTAGCCGCATCATATTGTGCATTCAAACTCCAGGTTTATAATGTAACCGACAATGTTGTTTTGGGCGAATCTGCTGTTGTTATCACTGGATCGGGAGTTGTAAGAACGCTTGCATTTTCTTATGTTTTTGATGCTTCGAGTAATGGAGATCAAATTATGCTGCGATTTGTCCGTGCCGATGATTTTGCTACATTTCGTCAAGCTGGATTGGATTATGTAAAAGTAAATGGGCAATTCATTAATATGCTTCCGGTGTGTAAACCAGTATTTAATTTCGATTTACCGCTTACAGCAGCTACCCCTTCGGAAATAAGTGATTTAGCGGCTATCCGAGCTAGTTTATCGGATCAGCTTCTTGGGACAACACCTCCTACGTCAGCTCAATTAGACACAGCTATTAATGATTATAACGCTTTAAATATTACGGTTAATGGGAATACTATAACCGGTAATCCTTTAACAAATAGTAATCAGGTTAATTTCTTGAAGACGTTTGCCAGATATTTAAAATTTAACCCTAATGATACTAACATAAGTGATAAGGCTGTTAAAGCGGTGTGGTATTTATCTGACCTGTTTTGCAATAAGGGGACAAGTCCTTATGTGGCAATTGATTTTTATAGTTATCCTGTATTTTCACGCGCTGCCGTTTTTCTGAATAATTATCTTCCGGATAATGTGAAAAATTTATTTGGTAATTCGCTTGCTATAGAGACGTCTAATTTCCAAAATCTTTTTAATCCCAATTACGACTTCAATCATAGTGGAATATCTTCAGATCATATTTATTTACATTCAGATGTGTATATGGCGTATTCGGATTGGTTTAAAACCAATGATGAAAAAATACGTTTTTTAAAAACAGCCAAAAGATTTGTAGAACGTTTTACGATGCATACTGCAAATGGTAATGATGGTATAAAAAAAGATGGTTTAGGATATCACCACTCTAATAGTTATGATGGTTATATGTACGCCTATGGTACTGCCACTACTGTTTTAAAATCTATGATTGATACCGGATTTCAAATAGACCAATCTTCATATCTTAGGTTCAGGGATGCCATTTATGCCCAAGTAATGTATAGCAATGATGGAGGAGTAAAACCTTTTGCCATGGCTGGTAGAAATGCCCAAACTAAGACTACTACTTTATCGTCTAATACTTTGGGTAATCTTGCTATAGTAGGTGGTAAAATTTTAGGATTACCTGGTGCCGATCCTGTTTTGGCAGGTACTTATAACAGAAAATATGGTGTTAACAGCCAATTCAACTACAGTACAGTCACTCCGTTTGAAGAAGGGTTTGTTCAATTCAACTATGCCAATTTAGGAATTTACAGAAAAAACAATTGGATTGCCTCTATGAAAGGACAATCGAATGTACTATGGGGGTCTGAAATTTATGCGGGTCAAAATAGATTTGGAAGATATCAAAGTTACGGTGCCTTGGATATCATTTATCCGGGAAATGTTAGTACCGGAAACGGGTATAGCGATATAGGCTGGGACTGGAATTACAATCCTGGAGCTACAACTATTGTATTGCCATGGAGTAAATTGCATGCTGAAAAAGAGCGAATTGACGAATATAATACTTATGGTTTTGCCGGTTCATTGGCTTTAGGTCAGGCAAATAAAGGTGTTTTGTCTAAAACTACTGGACAATCCGGACTTTTTTCGATGAAATTTAAAGAGCGTACTGATTTAGGTTTCGGAACTGTGTATGGTCCAAATACTCACAATGGGACTTTCGAGTTTACTAAAACTTATTTTACTATCGATGATATGATTATTTGTTTGGCCAGTGGTATTACAAATAACGATGCTACTAATCCTACTGTAACAACCTTGTCCCAAAGATTGAATAATAATTCAAATGATGTTTTGGTAAACGGTGAGGTAAAAACCAATCAAGCTACAGATTCGTTTGAAGGTACTTCGGCTAACTGGATTATAGATAATTTCAGCACAGGATTTTACATTTTACCGAATTCGGGAACTTTAAAAATCAGAAATTCAAATCAAGTAACCCCTTATCTAACTCAGGTTAATCCATCAGATGCGACTATTGCAAGTAACAAAGGGAACAATTATCGAGTTGCTTATTTGGATCATGGAACTGCGCCAACAAACAGTTCCTACGAATTTGTTTGTATTCCTTCGGCAAATGCAGGAAGAATGACTCAATTTGCACAACAAATGCAATCGGATAAACCATATACTGTTTATCAAAACAATGCTAACCAACAAATAATTGAGCACAAAGCTTCCAAAACTTGGGCTTATGCATTGCCTGCCGCCAATACTGCAATTGTAGATGGTTTGATTAAAGCAAACGATACACCTTGTTTGGCAATGTATAAATCGCTGAATGATAATAATACAGAGATACTTCTTTCTGTGAGTAATCCAGATATGGGAGCTGCACCATCCACACCAAAAATGATTACCTTAACATTGAACCGTGAGTGGACAATTTCACAAGGAAATGCTAATGCTAATTTAGGCACAGCTACCGCAGAGGGAACAACAATTACATTCACCCTTGCTGATGGATTTCCGGTTGAAATAAAATTGAACCGTGTTTTGACTCCACAAACTATTACTTTTGATCCGATACCAACAAAAGCATTCACCGATGCAACCTTTGATTTGACAGCTACGGCTACATCTGGTTTGCCAGTTAGCTACACTAGTTCGAATACTGATGTGGCTACCATAAGCGGAAACACTGTGACTATTGTTGGGAGAGGAACCAGTACCATTGCGGCTAAACAGGATGGTAATGATACTTATGATGTTGCCACAGAGGTAGAACAAGTACTAAGGGTGAATACCGAACCAACGGTGTCCATTACTTCGCCTTTGGCAAATGCAAATTATGATGCTCTTGCAAATATTACTATAAGCGCAAATGCAACAGATGCAGACGGCAGCGTGAGCAAAGTTGAATTCTTCAATGGAGAAACTAAATTGGGAGAAGTTACTACTGCACCTTATAGTTTTGATTGGAATAACGTTACTTCTGGTTCGTATGCATTGACAGCAAAAGCTACTGATAACGATGGAGCTGTTACAACTGCTGCGGTTGTTAATGTAAATGTGGTTTGTCCTTTGGTACAGTTGTCTATTCCAGATGTCTACGCGATGAATCCAGCCATAGATGATGCAAACACCATTTATCGAGGATACGGACCTACATCACTTACTCTTAATTCATTGGTACAAGGAGACCAAGAATTTACTTATACTTGGAACACAGAGGCTCATACGCCATCGATTTCAGTTACACAAGCAGGTGAATATACAGTTACTGTTTCCTACGCGGGAGGATGTCAATCTACTGCCTCGATTACAGTGAATACACTAGATGTAAGCTGTGGAAACAATAATGACAAAGTACAGATTTGCCACAACAATACTATTATTTGCGTAGCACAATCTGCCGTTCAATCCCATTTGAATCATGGAGATAAGCTGGGTTCTTGTGACAGTACTTCAAAAGTAGTAGTAAACGAGGGATCAACAACTTCGGCTAATTTCTCTGTTTACCCAAACCCTGTTCATGATAACTTTAATGTTAGTGTTTCATCAAAACTTGATCCAAATGCAACAATTGGTATCTATAATATACTAGGAAACAAGCTTCGTCAGGTTCGTTTTACTACTGTTCCGCAAAATGTTTTCGTTGGGGATTTACCTTCCGGAAACTATATAGTAGTAATTCAAAATGGTGTTGAAACCTTTAGAAGTACGATTGTCAAACAGTAA
- a CDS encoding chondroitinase family polysaccharide lyase translates to MKKIFYLLFFYSISVPVFAQSPETKPIVESFENAKTLLKYQSSDKEALSVSDEHYLMGKQSLKWEWKDEKSSFGTGYFSGIPYDTKNVTYAGIFKFSPTFFFSVYNEKPQKGNFKISFLKNGKEEAWFNVSLNFTGWRRLIIPFYKMEGNRPSETDAFDFDYVQMSSNTHGGKLYFDDIIFSKYFDDRFSLSDGISPFYDKGILKDGQRLSNMQLLKQIKSSQVSEKQLKDLALIESKIYQKLLPTAVKYDMASLKERFAATGIFENGTTIKGLPLIPTKDDTYFYFSGQGSKTYNEIRPFGQLIQDIAKAYATTSNQKDKEELLDMFLLASRYFLDQGWQEGASNICRDVIYYATRELTPAFYIMKQPLHEAGILPQIERSLQWINNFGRIVNDDKVVDVDFLNTQSFGFLLQPFLNNDKAKQVTLLNAYSSYLSIILSQKEKAEGFRTDGTVWHHAGHYPAYGIGAFSTMGNNLYLLSGTGFKISKAGHENFKKALMATAIYSQLYDTGFGNDGRHPFVGSIISLKSAFLDMAKAGNPQGTSAIDKDLAGAYIRLWKEDKDNVALFTKEGIKSQQMPGYTVFPYAATAVHRHSDWAALIKGYSKYLWASEIYVGNNRYGRYPANGTIELLNNEGEKGSGFVQEGWDWNRYPGATVIHLPFEKLESPKSLLMFLSEQSFVGAATLTNNGVFGFILDESKGSNSDGLTADRSVGFEGKLKAKKSVFSFGDKLICIGTDISAVDKEYPVQTNLFQTFLKDDAIPVYTDAGAVSSFPISTEAGKRIVDPFGNGYYVISQQNIQMSKKKQQSYLGTYSVNNGPKSPETAIKKTEGDFAAAWIDHGTAPQDASYQYVIYPFMSSNDQQNFKAKTEADAANYKIIRADNKAHIVLDKTSNTMGCVFFEAGKYDDILIREVSDPSILMLQQKADNALTLGAVQPDLNFSKGNETRSGFIAYSEPVTLTIILNGKWKTGNYDFVKSVNYDEDTTIIIMQCRHGYTNTMELKK, encoded by the coding sequence ATGAAAAAAATATTTTATTTACTGTTTTTTTATAGTATAAGTGTTCCAGTTTTTGCGCAATCACCAGAGACAAAACCTATTGTAGAGTCTTTTGAAAATGCTAAAACGCTACTGAAGTACCAATCTTCAGATAAAGAGGCACTATCAGTGAGTGATGAACACTATTTAATGGGAAAGCAGTCGCTAAAATGGGAATGGAAGGATGAAAAGAGTTCTTTTGGTACCGGATATTTTTCAGGCATACCGTATGATACAAAGAATGTGACCTATGCCGGTATTTTTAAATTTAGCCCTACTTTTTTCTTTTCTGTATATAATGAAAAGCCACAAAAAGGCAATTTTAAAATCAGTTTTTTGAAAAATGGAAAGGAAGAAGCATGGTTTAATGTTTCACTAAACTTCACAGGATGGAGAAGACTGATTATCCCATTTTATAAAATGGAAGGGAATAGACCATCAGAAACGGATGCTTTTGATTTTGACTATGTGCAGATGAGTTCAAATACTCACGGAGGAAAGCTCTATTTTGATGATATTATTTTTTCAAAATATTTTGACGATCGTTTTAGCTTGTCTGATGGAATAAGTCCTTTTTATGATAAAGGTATTTTGAAGGATGGTCAGCGATTGAGTAATATGCAATTGCTGAAACAGATCAAGTCAAGTCAAGTGTCAGAAAAGCAACTAAAAGATTTAGCACTTATTGAAAGCAAAATATACCAAAAGCTTCTGCCAACTGCCGTCAAATATGATATGGCCTCGTTAAAAGAAAGGTTTGCTGCAACGGGTATTTTTGAAAATGGAACAACGATTAAAGGACTTCCTTTAATACCTACTAAAGATGATACCTATTTTTATTTTTCGGGGCAAGGGTCGAAAACATATAACGAAATAAGACCTTTTGGGCAATTAATACAGGATATAGCAAAAGCGTATGCAACAACGTCTAATCAGAAGGATAAAGAGGAGCTTTTGGATATGTTCTTGTTAGCGAGTAGGTATTTTCTCGATCAAGGTTGGCAAGAAGGAGCATCAAATATATGTAGAGATGTTATATATTATGCGACACGAGAACTGACTCCGGCTTTTTATATTATGAAGCAGCCCTTGCATGAAGCTGGAATCTTACCGCAAATAGAAAGAAGTTTGCAATGGATTAACAATTTTGGACGCATAGTAAACGATGATAAAGTGGTGGATGTCGATTTTCTTAACACACAATCGTTTGGATTTTTGTTGCAGCCTTTTTTAAATAATGACAAGGCAAAACAGGTTACTCTTTTGAATGCCTATAGTAGTTATCTAAGTATTATACTTTCCCAGAAAGAAAAAGCTGAAGGTTTTCGCACTGATGGGACGGTATGGCATCACGCTGGGCATTATCCTGCTTATGGGATTGGAGCTTTTTCAACTATGGGTAATAATCTTTATCTATTATCGGGTACTGGATTTAAAATAAGTAAGGCTGGACACGAGAATTTTAAAAAGGCGTTGATGGCTACCGCCATTTATTCTCAATTATATGACACTGGTTTTGGTAATGACGGAAGACATCCTTTTGTAGGAAGTATTATAAGTTTGAAAAGTGCCTTTCTCGATATGGCCAAAGCAGGTAATCCTCAAGGGACTAGCGCCATTGACAAAGATTTAGCTGGGGCCTATATCCGATTATGGAAAGAGGATAAGGATAATGTAGCTCTGTTTACCAAAGAAGGGATTAAGTCACAACAAATGCCTGGTTATACAGTATTCCCGTATGCTGCAACGGCTGTTCATCGTCATAGCGATTGGGCTGCTTTAATAAAAGGATACAGTAAATATTTATGGGCTTCTGAAATTTATGTTGGGAACAATCGCTATGGAAGATATCCTGCCAATGGTACAATAGAGTTATTGAATAACGAAGGAGAAAAAGGAAGTGGTTTTGTTCAGGAAGGTTGGGATTGGAACCGGTATCCGGGTGCAACAGTAATTCATTTGCCATTTGAAAAGTTGGAATCCCCCAAGTCTTTATTAATGTTTCTTTCTGAACAAAGCTTTGTTGGGGCGGCTACTCTTACTAATAATGGTGTGTTTGGTTTTATATTGGATGAAAGTAAAGGTTCTAATTCAGATGGACTAACAGCAGACAGAAGCGTAGGTTTTGAAGGAAAATTGAAAGCAAAAAAATCGGTGTTCTCTTTTGGGGATAAACTCATTTGCATTGGAACTGATATTTCAGCTGTAGATAAGGAATATCCTGTGCAAACCAATCTCTTTCAGACTTTTCTAAAAGATGATGCTATTCCTGTATATACAGATGCTGGAGCTGTAAGCAGTTTTCCCATAAGTACCGAAGCTGGTAAAAGAATTGTTGATCCATTTGGTAATGGTTATTATGTTATCTCACAACAGAATATACAGATGTCTAAGAAAAAACAGCAATCCTACTTAGGTACCTATTCCGTAAACAATGGGCCAAAATCGCCAGAAACCGCCATAAAAAAGACAGAAGGTGATTTTGCTGCAGCATGGATTGATCATGGAACAGCACCTCAGGATGCTTCGTATCAGTATGTTATTTACCCATTTATGTCTTCGAATGACCAGCAGAATTTTAAAGCAAAAACGGAAGCCGATGCTGCTAATTATAAAATTATAAGAGCAGACAACAAGGCACATATCGTATTGGATAAAACGAGTAATACAATGGGTTGTGTTTTTTTTGAAGCGGGTAAATATGATGATATCTTAATAAGAGAAGTATCAGATCCTTCTATTTTAATGTTGCAACAAAAAGCTGACAATGCGCTGACACTAGGAGCTGTACAACCCGATTTGAATTTTAGTAAAGGCAATGAAACCCGTAGTGGTTTTATAGCCTATAGTGAGCCGGTAACACTTACTATCATTTTGAATGGTAAATGGAAAACGGGTAATTATGATTTTGTGAAGTCTGTAAACTATGATGAAGATACAACAATTATAATCATGCAGTGTAGGCATGGATATACTAATACGATGGAATTAAAGAAATGA